A single window of Arvicanthis niloticus isolate mArvNil1 chromosome 20, mArvNil1.pat.X, whole genome shotgun sequence DNA harbors:
- the Derl3 gene encoding derlin-3 — translation MAGQRLAAGFLQVPAVTRAYTAACVLTTAAVQLELLSPFQLYFNPHLVFRKFQVWRLITTFLFFGPLGFGFFFNMLFVFRYCRMLEEGSFRGRKADFVFMFLFGGVLMTLLGFLGSLFFLGQALMAMLVYVWSRRSPHVRVNFFGLLNFQAPFLPWALMGFSLLLGNSVITDLLGIVVGHIYYFLEDVFPNQPGGKRLLLTPSFLKLLLDDPQEDPNYLPLPEEQPQP, via the exons ATGGCTGGACAGAGGCTGGCGGCGGGCTTCCTGCAGGTGCCCGCGGTGACACGAGCCTACACCGCGGCCTGCGTCCTCACCACGGCCGCAGTG CAGCTGGAGCTTCTCAGCCCCTTCCAGCTCTACTTCAACCCGCACCTGGTGTTCCGGAAGTTCCAG GTCTGGAGGCTCATCACTACCTTCCTCTTCTTCGGGCCCCTGGGATTCGGCTTCTTTTTCAACATGCTCTTCGT GTTCCGCTACTGCCGCATGTTGGAGGAGGGTTCTTTCCGTGGCCGCAAGGCCGACTTCGTTTTCATGTTTCTCTTCGGTGGTGTTCTTATGACT CTGCTGGGATTCCTGGGTAGCCTGTTTTTCCTGGGACAGGCCCTCATGGCCATGCTGGTCTACGTGTGGAGCCGTCGCAGCCCTCACGTGAGGGTCAACTTCTTCGGCTTACTCAACTTCCAGGCGCCATTCCTGCCATGGGCCCTCATGGGCTTCTCGCTGCTGCTGGGCAACTCGGTTATCACAGACCTGCTAG GGATCGTTGTGGGCCACATCTACTACTTCCTAGAAGATGTCTTTCCCAACCAGCCTGGAGGCAAGAGATTGCTGCTGACCCCCAGCTTTTT GAAGCTGCTACTAGATGACCCTCAGGAGGACCCCAACTACCTGCCccttccagaagagcagccacaGCCCTAA